A genomic segment from Actinomycetota bacterium encodes:
- a CDS encoding ribbon-helix-helix domain-containing protein — translation MATRKVTVTLEEEQVDQVRKLVKAGGASSVSGFVQHAVALALDDVAGWGALLAEALRDSGGPLTDEEREWADELLGTRTSRRGSAA, via the coding sequence ATGGCGACTCGCAAGGTCACGGTCACCCTCGAAGAGGAGCAGGTTGACCAGGTCCGCAAGTTGGTCAAGGCCGGGGGTGCGTCGAGCGTCTCGGGTTTCGTCCAGCATGCCGTGGCCCTTGCGCTCGACGATGTAGCCGGCTGGGGAGCGCTGCTGGCCGAGGCGCTGCGAGACAGCGGCGGGCCGCTCACCGACGAGGAACGGGAGTGGGCCGACGAGCTGCTCGGCACTCGGACGAGCCGTCGAGGCTCGGCTGCCTGA
- the hisF gene encoding imidazole glycerol phosphate synthase subunit HisF, whose product MRSVRVIPCLDVDAARVVKGVNFVGLRDAGDPVELAARYDAEGADELVFLDITASSDARDTIVDVARRTAEQVFIPFTVGGGVRSVDDARRLLRAGADKVAVNTSAVLQPSLVRELAREFGSQCVVVAIDARAGEVYTHGGRGATGLDAVAWAVDCERLGAGEVLLTSMDRDGTRDGYDLELTRAVVDAVGVPVIASGGVGTLDHLVAGATAGGADAVLAASIFHFGEHTIAEAKAHLAAAGVVVRPA is encoded by the coding sequence GTGCGCAGTGTGAGGGTCATCCCGTGCCTCGACGTCGACGCCGCCCGGGTGGTCAAGGGGGTGAACTTCGTGGGCCTGCGCGACGCCGGCGACCCCGTGGAACTGGCGGCCCGCTACGACGCCGAGGGGGCCGACGAGCTGGTGTTCCTCGACATCACGGCGTCGTCGGACGCGCGTGACACCATCGTCGACGTGGCCCGGCGGACGGCCGAGCAGGTCTTCATCCCCTTCACCGTGGGCGGTGGGGTGCGCTCGGTCGACGACGCCCGCCGCCTGCTGCGGGCCGGGGCCGACAAGGTGGCCGTCAACACCTCGGCCGTGCTCCAGCCCTCACTGGTGCGCGAGCTGGCCCGGGAGTTCGGGTCCCAGTGCGTCGTGGTGGCCATCGACGCCCGGGCCGGCGAGGTCTACACGCACGGCGGGCGGGGGGCCACCGGGCTCGACGCCGTGGCCTGGGCCGTCGACTGCGAACGGCTGGGCGCGGGCGAGGTGCTGCTCACGTCGATGGACCGCGACGGCACCCGCGACGGCTACGACCTCGAACTGACCCGGGCCGTGGTCGACGCCGTGGGCGTCCCCGTCATCGCCAGCGGCGGCGTCGGCACCCTCGACCACCTGGTGGCGGGCGCCACCGCGGGCGGGGCCGACGCCGTGCTGGCCGCGTCCATCTTCCACTTCGGCGAGCACACCATCGCCGAGGCCAAGGCCCACCTGGCCGCCGCCGGCGTGGTCGTACGCCCCGCGTAG
- the hisA gene encoding 1-(5-phosphoribosyl)-5-[(5-phosphoribosylamino)methylideneamino]imidazole-4-carboxamide isomerase: MFDLYPAVDLRGGRTVRLHQGDYGRETSYAAPPVEVAERFASTAGVRWLHVVDLDAALTGEPVNRPVVADMAATARAHGVAVQVGGGVRDRAAAEALFEAGAARVVVGTAAVERPDFVRDLARDHPGQVAVGLDARAGQVAVRGWTEGGGRSVADLLAVFEDAGVAAVVFTEIARDGTLAGPDLVQFAAVVASTAVPVIASGGVGGVADIEALARLEAGGRRLAGVIVGKALHDGLFTVGQGVAACAV; this comes from the coding sequence TTGTTCGATCTGTACCCGGCCGTTGACCTGCGGGGCGGGCGGACCGTCCGGCTCCACCAGGGCGACTACGGGCGCGAGACGTCCTACGCGGCCCCGCCCGTGGAGGTGGCCGAGCGGTTCGCGTCCACGGCCGGCGTGCGCTGGCTGCACGTGGTCGACCTCGACGCCGCCCTCACCGGCGAACCGGTGAACCGCCCGGTGGTGGCCGACATGGCGGCCACCGCCCGGGCCCACGGCGTGGCCGTCCAGGTGGGCGGGGGAGTGCGCGACCGGGCGGCCGCCGAGGCCCTGTTCGAGGCCGGGGCCGCCCGCGTGGTGGTGGGCACGGCCGCCGTCGAGCGGCCCGACTTCGTGCGCGACCTGGCCCGCGACCACCCCGGGCAGGTGGCCGTGGGCCTCGACGCCCGGGCCGGCCAGGTGGCCGTGCGGGGCTGGACCGAGGGGGGCGGACGCTCGGTGGCCGACCTGCTGGCCGTGTTCGAGGACGCCGGGGTGGCGGCCGTGGTGTTCACCGAGATCGCCCGCGACGGCACCTTGGCCGGCCCCGACCTCGTTCAGTTCGCGGCCGTCGTGGCCTCGACGGCCGTGCCCGTCATCGCCTCGGGCGGGGTCGGGGGCGTGGCCGACATCGAGGCCCTGGCTCGCCTGGAGGCCGGCGGCCGGCGCCTGGCCGGGGTCATCGTGGGCAAGGCCCTTCACGACGGGTTGTTCACGGTGGGCCAGGGGGTGGCGGCGTGCGCAGTGTGA
- the hisH gene encoding imidazole glycerol phosphate synthase subunit HisH, with protein MIAVLDYGIGNLRSAEKALQRVGADARLTADPCEVDGAEAVVLPGVGAFGRCMEALRESGLDTAALGAIAQGKPFLGICVGMQMLYEWSEEDPGVVGLGVLPGVVRRLPEGVKRPQMQWNVLVRSRPDVAMLEGLDDPVWAYFVHSYAPEPAGADATAAGVAATCDYGGPVVAAVERGRLWATQFHPEKSGAAGLRLLENFVRSVPGR; from the coding sequence GTGATCGCCGTCCTCGACTACGGGATCGGCAACCTGCGGTCGGCCGAGAAGGCCCTCCAGCGGGTGGGGGCCGACGCCCGCCTGACCGCCGACCCGTGTGAGGTCGACGGGGCCGAGGCCGTGGTGCTGCCCGGGGTGGGGGCCTTCGGCCGGTGCATGGAGGCCCTGCGAGAGTCGGGCCTGGACACCGCCGCGCTGGGGGCCATCGCCCAGGGCAAGCCGTTCCTGGGGATCTGCGTCGGCATGCAGATGCTCTACGAGTGGTCCGAGGAGGACCCCGGGGTGGTGGGCTTGGGCGTGCTGCCCGGCGTCGTGCGCCGGCTACCCGAGGGCGTCAAGCGGCCCCAGATGCAGTGGAACGTGCTCGTGCGCAGCCGGCCCGACGTGGCCATGCTGGAGGGCCTCGACGACCCGGTGTGGGCCTACTTCGTCCACTCCTACGCCCCCGAGCCCGCGGGCGCCGACGCCACCGCCGCCGGTGTGGCCGCCACCTGTGACTACGGGGGCCCGGTGGTGGCCGCCGTCGAGCGGGGCCGGCTGTGGGCCACCCAGTTCCACCCCGAGAAGTCGGGCGCCGCCGGCCTGCGCCTGCTGGAGAACTTTGTTCGATCTGTACCCGGCCGTTGA
- the hisB gene encoding imidazoleglycerol-phosphate dehydratase HisB, with product MRQATRSRHTKETRIEIVLDLDGRGQVEVSTGLPFFDHMVAQLGRHGGFDLSLVAEGDLDVDAHHTVEDVGIALGECLRDALGDKAGVRRFASITLPLDEALVDVALDLSGRPYLHYDVEPGGEALGNPPFDPQLAEEFWRAFVTSAAITLHLRMVSGKNSHHILEASFKGVARALRDAVRVEDAGGTVPSTKGTL from the coding sequence ATGCGCCAGGCCACCCGCTCCCGCCACACCAAAGAGACCCGCATCGAGATCGTCCTCGACCTCGACGGCCGGGGCCAGGTGGAGGTGTCCACCGGCCTGCCCTTCTTCGACCACATGGTGGCCCAACTGGGCCGCCACGGCGGGTTCGACCTGTCGCTGGTGGCCGAGGGCGACCTCGACGTCGACGCCCACCACACGGTCGAGGACGTGGGCATCGCCCTGGGCGAGTGCCTGCGCGACGCCCTGGGCGACAAGGCGGGCGTACGCCGGTTCGCCTCGATAACCCTGCCCCTCGACGAGGCCCTGGTCGACGTGGCCCTCGACCTGTCGGGCCGGCCCTACCTGCACTACGACGTCGAGCCCGGGGGCGAGGCCCTGGGCAACCCGCCCTTCGACCCCCAGTTGGCCGAGGAGTTCTGGCGGGCGTTCGTCACCTCGGCGGCCATCACCTTGCACCTGCGCATGGTCAGCGGCAAGAACTCCCACCACATCTTGGAGGCGTCGTTCAAGGGGGTGGCCCGCGCCCTGCGTGACGCCGTACGCGTCGAGGACGCGGGCGGCACCGTCCCGTCCACCAAGGGGACGCTGTAG
- the hisC gene encoding histidinol-phosphate transaminase, with translation MTSRLPPVRDDLAELEGYHSRQVPVTVRLNTNESPYPPPDGWRDAWLAELATVSYNRYPDRQARALRAAIAESHGVDPSQVIATKGSNEALQALCLAYGGPGRKAAVFEPTYALHSHIARICGTEVAVGERRADFTLDPGEVRRLLAEARPAITFLCTPNNPTGLVEPRALVEEVVETAPGLVVVDEAYAQFAPWSALSLVAPDRPLAVTRTYSKTWSMAAVRLGYLVAPAEVVEACERVLLPYHLDAATQAAGRLALGHQAEMEARVAAVVGERERLVAGLGRLAVDVWPSGANFVLFRPRAADAAAVWKGLVERSVLVRDCSSWPRLAGCLRVTVGTPAENDLFLTALKEVLA, from the coding sequence ATGACCAGCCGGCTCCCGCCCGTGCGCGACGACCTGGCCGAGCTGGAGGGCTACCACTCCCGCCAGGTGCCGGTGACGGTGCGGCTCAACACCAACGAGTCGCCTTACCCGCCGCCCGACGGCTGGCGCGACGCGTGGCTCGCGGAGCTGGCCACCGTCAGCTACAACCGTTACCCCGACCGCCAGGCCCGGGCCCTGCGGGCGGCCATCGCCGAGTCCCACGGGGTCGACCCGTCCCAGGTGATCGCCACCAAGGGGTCCAACGAGGCCCTCCAGGCCCTGTGCCTGGCCTACGGCGGCCCGGGTCGCAAGGCGGCCGTGTTCGAGCCGACCTACGCCCTGCACAGCCACATCGCCCGCATCTGCGGCACCGAGGTGGCCGTGGGGGAGAGGCGGGCCGACTTCACCCTCGACCCCGGCGAGGTCCGCCGGCTGCTGGCCGAGGCCCGGCCGGCGATCACCTTCCTGTGCACGCCCAACAACCCCACCGGGCTGGTCGAGCCCCGCGCCTTGGTCGAAGAAGTCGTGGAGACGGCCCCCGGGCTGGTCGTGGTGGACGAGGCCTACGCCCAGTTCGCCCCCTGGTCGGCTCTGTCACTGGTGGCGCCCGACCGGCCCCTGGCCGTCACCCGTACCTACTCCAAGACGTGGTCGATGGCCGCCGTGCGCCTCGGGTACCTGGTCGCCCCGGCCGAGGTGGTCGAGGCCTGCGAGCGGGTGCTGCTGCCTTACCACCTCGACGCCGCCACCCAGGCGGCCGGGCGGCTGGCCCTGGGGCACCAGGCGGAGATGGAGGCCCGGGTGGCCGCCGTCGTGGGCGAGCGGGAGCGGCTGGTGGCCGGCCTGGGCCGCCTGGCCGTCGACGTGTGGCCCTCGGGGGCCAACTTCGTGCTCTTCCGCCCCCGGGCGGCCGATGCGGCGGCCGTGTGGAAGGGCCTGGTGGAGCGGTCGGTCCTCGTGCGCGACTGCTCCTCGTGGCCCCGCCTGGCCGGCTGCCTGCGGGTGACGGTCGGCACCCCCGCCGAGAACGACCTGTTCCTCACCGCCCTGAAAGAGGTGCTCGCCTGA